A genomic region of Paramormyrops kingsleyae isolate MSU_618 chromosome 19, PKINGS_0.4, whole genome shotgun sequence contains the following coding sequences:
- the LOC140581182 gene encoding histone H3 has protein sequence MARTKQTARKSTGGKAPRKQLATKAARKSAPATGGVKKPHRYRPGTVALREIRRYQKSTELLIRKLPFQRLVREIAQDFKTDLRFQSSAVMALQEASEAYLVGLFEDTNLCAIHAKRVTIMPKDIQLARRIRGERA, from the coding sequence ATGGCAAGAACCAAGCAGACTGCGCGTAAATCCACTGGCGGCAAAGCGCCCAGGAAGCAGCTGGCTACCAAAGCCGCACGTAAAAGTGCTCCGGCCACAGGCGGCGTCAAGAAGCCTCATCGCTACAGGCCCGGAACCGTGGCTCTGCGAGAGATCCGGCGTTACCAGAAGTCCACCGAGCTGCTGATCCGCAAGCTGCCCTTCCAGCGTCTGGTGAGGGAAATCGCTCAGGATTTCAAGACCGACCTGCGCTTCCAGAGTTCGGCTGTTATGGCGCTGCAGGAGGCAAGCGAGGCCTATCTGGTTGGTCTATTTGAGGACACCAACCTGTGCGCCATTCATGCCAAGCGAGTCACCATCATGCCTAAAGATATTCAGCTGGCTCGCCGTATCCGTGGTGAACGTGCATAA
- the LOC140580985 gene encoding histone H1-like codes for MAEVAPAPAAAPAKAPKKKAAPKRKKSGPSVGELIVKAVSASKERSGVSLAALKKALAAGGYDVERNNSRLKLAIKALVTKGTLVQTKGTGASGSFKLNKKQSETVKKPAKKAAPKAKKPAAKKPAAAKKPKKAAASPAKKPAATKKSPKKAKKPAVAKKATKSPKKAKKPAAAKKATKSPRKAKAAKPKVAKPKATKARKAAPKKK; via the coding sequence ATGGCAGAAGTTGCTCCGGCTCCCGCCGCCGCTCCGGCCAAGGCACCCAAGAAGAAAGCGGCACCTAAGCGTAAGAAATCAGGTCCCAGTGTCGGGGAGCTGATTGTGAAGGCTGTGTCCGCCTCCAAAGAAAGGAGCGGCGTGTCTCTTGCCGCTCTGAAGAAGGCTCTGGCAGCCGGTGGCTACGACGTGGAGAGGAACAACTCCCGGCTAAAGCTAGCGATTAAGGCTCTGGTGACCAAAGGGACTCTGGTTCAGACCAAGGGAACCGGCGCCTCTGGCTCCTTCAAGCTGAACAAGAAGCAGAGCGAAACCGTCAAGAAGCCCGCGAAGAAAGCCGCTCCTAAGGCCAAGAAGCCAGCAGCAAAGAAACCGGCAGCGGCGAAGAAGCCCAAGAAGGCGGCGGCCTCCCCAGCGAAGAAGCCGGCGGCCACAAAAAAGTCTCCCAAGAAGGCAAAGAAGCCGGCCGTAGCCAAGAAGGCGACCAAGAGTCCCAAGAAGGCGAAAAAGCCGGCGGCAGCAAAGAAGGCCACCAAGAGCCCAAGGAAAGCAAAGGCAGCCAAGCCTAAAGTCGCCAAACCCAAGGCTACCAAAGCCAGAAAAGCCGCTCCCAAGAAGAAGTGA
- the LOC111844429 gene encoding histone H2B, with translation MPEPAKSAPKKGSKKAVTKTAGKGGKKRKRSRKESYAIYVYKVLKQVHPDTGISSKAMGIMNSFVNDIFERIAGEASRLAHYNKRSTITSREIQTAVRLLLPGELAKHAVSEGTKAVTKYTSSK, from the coding sequence ATGCCTGAGCCAGCGAAGTCAGCGCCCAAGAAGGGTTCGAAGAAGGCAGTGACGAAGACTGCCGGAAAGGGGGGAAAGAAGCGCAAGAGATCCAGGAAGGAGAGCTACGCTATTTACGTGTACAAGGTTCTGAAGCAGGTTCATCCGGACACGGGTATTTCTTCCAAGGCTATGGGTATCATGAATTCTTTCGTCAATGATATCTTTGAGCGTATCGCTGGTGAGGCGTCCCGCCTGGCTCACTACAACAAGCGCTCCACCATCACTTCTAGGGAGATCCAGACAGCCGTGCGCCTTCTGCTTCCTGGCGAGCTGGCCAAGCACGCCGTGTCTGAGGGGACCAAGGCGGTCACCAAGTACACCAGCTCCAAGTAA